The Pyricularia oryzae 70-15 chromosome 5, whole genome shotgun sequence genome includes a region encoding these proteins:
- a CDS encoding choline dehydrogenase has protein sequence MKLPQLFGQLCLSFTLAAAVDLTGYEYIVVGSGAGGGPLAARLAMAGKKTLLLEAGDDQGANLNYTVPAYHSRSSEDDSMSWDFFVRNYADEAQQARNFKTTYETPDGGEYTGLNPPPGSKMKGVLYPRTGTLGGCTAHNAMVTIYPFRSDFDDLATLTGDKSWSATNMRKYFAKMEDNHHLLPGKAGHGYSGWLSTQTAPLTIALGDPQLLGFFVGAAAALTNWSTNLVFNLATLFAGDANEDSALRDSRPGNFQVPLSTRDGARISSRDFIVAVRDAKNPDGSKMYPLDVRTDALVTKVLFDNSTTPPRTTGVEFRDGKYLYRASRRSKNAGQGVRGTATASREVILAAGAYNSPQILKLSGIGPAAELQRFDIPVVKDLPGVGANLQDHYEVSVQGTTPSDFSSLKGCTFSPETGEDPCLTRWQNPILGNRGIYSSSGFATAIYYKSKEAKGSDWDVFSFGGPANFRGYFPGYSVNATARHNVFSWAVLKGHPRNAAGSVTLRSADPLDVPDIVYDYFKDAGSDKDLRAMTEGIKLFRTALKLQLLGQPLREELPGDAVQTDEQIADYIRDTAWGHHASSTCAIGVDGDSMAVLDSSFRVRGVTGLRVADASVYPKIPGTFTAVSTYMIGEKAADVILSQESA, from the coding sequence ATGAAGCTTCCACAGTTATTCGGCCAGCTGTGCCTCTCGTTCACACTGGCTGCTGCCGTGGACTTGACTGGTTATGAGTACATTGTGGTAGGGTCCGGGGCCGGTGGTGGTCCGCTTGCCGCTCGCCTCGCCATGGCCGGCAAGAAGACGCTGCTGCTCGAAGCGGGTGACGACCAGGGCGCAAACCTCAACTACACCGTCCCGGCGTATCACTCCCGCTCGAGCGAAGACGACTCCATGAGCTGGGACTTTTTCGTGCGCAACTATGCCGACGAAGCCCAGCAGGCCCGCAACTTCAAGACGACGTACGAGACCCCCGATGGAGGCGAGTACACCGGCCTGAACCCTCCCCCTGGTTCCAAGATGAAGGGTGTGCTCTATCCACGAACCGGCACCCTTGGCGGATGCACTGCGCACAACGCCATGGTCACCATTTATCCATTCCGTTCCGACTTTGACGACCTCGCCACCCTCACCGGCGACAAGTCCTGGTCCGCCACGAACATGCGCAAGTACTTTGCCAAGATGGAGGATaaccaccacctcctcccgGGCAAGGCGGGCCACGGGTACTCCGGGTGGTTGTCCACCCAGACCGCTCCTCTGACCATCGCCCTGGGCGACCCGCAGCTCCTGGGCTTCTTCGTGGGCGCCGCAGCTGCGCTCACAAACTGGTCCACGAACCTGGTCTTCAACCTCGCGACGCTCTTCGCGGGAGACGCAAACGAGGACTCGGCCCTCCGCGACAGCAGACCCGGCAACTTCCAGGTCCCTCTATCGACGCGCGATGGTGCCCGCATCAGCTCCCGCGACTTCATCGTCGCGGTTCGCGATGCCAAAAACCCGGACGGGAGCAAGATGTACCCACTCGACGTCCGCACAGACGCGCTCGTCACCAAGGTCCTCTTCGACAACAGCACCACGCCCCCAAGGACCACCGGTGTCGAGTTCCGCGACGGCAAGTATCTCTACCGCGCCAGCAGGAGGTCCAAAAATGCCGGTCAAGGCGTGCGCGGCACCGCAACGGCTTCGAGAGAGGTCATCCTCGCAGCCGGCGCCTACAACTCGCCCCAGATCCTCAAGCTGAGCGGCATCGGCCCCGCCGCCGAGCTCCAGCGCTTTGACATCCCCGTGGTCAAGGACCTTCCGGGCGTCGGCGCCAACCTCCAGGACCACTACGAGGTCTCGGTGCAGGGGACTACCCCTTCAGACTTCTCTTCCCTCAAGGGCTGCACATTCTCGCCCGAGACCGGTGAAGACCCCTGCCTGACGCGCTGGCAGAACCCGATACTGGGCAACAGGGGCATCTACTCGTCGTCCGGTTTTGCGACCGCCATATACTACAAGAGCAAAGAGGCAAAGGGCAGCGACTGGGACGTGTTTTCGTTTGGTGGACCCGCCAACTTCCGCGGCTACTTCCCGGGCTACTCGGTCAACGCAACGGCGCGCCACAACGTCTTTAGCTGGGCCGTCCTCAAGGGGCACCCGCGCAACGCAGCCGGCTCCGTCACGCTGCGGTCGGCCGACCCCCTCGACGTGCCCGACATTGTGTACGACTACTTCAAGGACGCCGGGTCTGACAAGGACCTGCGCGCCATGACCGAGGGCATCAAGCTCTTCCGCACCGCCCTGAAGCTGCAGCTGCTCGGACAGCCCCTCCGCGAGGAGTTGCCGGGGGATGCCGTGCAGACCGACGAGCAGATCGCCGACTACATCCGCGACACGGCCTGGGGCCACCACGCCTCGAGCACGTGTGCCATCGGAGTCGACGGCGACTCCATGGCGGTGCTGGACTCGAGCTTCAGGGTCAGGGGCGTGACGGGCTTGAGGGTCGCCGATGCTTCCGTCTACCCCAAGATCCCCGGTACGTTCACGGCTGTGTCGACCTACATGATTGGAGAGAAGGCAGCCGATGTTATTCTTTCACAGGAGAGTGCCTAG
- a CDS encoding methionyl-tRNA transformylase — MPLIRPGGGALGWAAAAAARRHGHLGRFQRFYSARVSDPLRILFCGSDAFSCESLRALDKVRRSEPQLVKSIDVVTRPPKRTGRGLKVIRHAPIETLATDLQLPVHPLDSFRGWELPLVDGEAINLIIAVSFGLFIPSRILKAVKYGGLNLHPSFLPDLRGSAPIQWAIMLDRQHTGVTLQTLDDKAFDRGLILSQTPRPGIPITPDATTADLTAQLAAPSAAMLIAGLRAGLHLPPLSPLSDNAHAPQPSFHARKLTKQDAELRWDELLTGSWSCEDVGRRYRALGPLWGRTASLVAPSAASNGLPQQQQQQKKKRNVPTEPQRVILEKISPLPQGHFSAADEARICEAVKRVASGEPPAPSAPSASYANDEKQSPASQLPPLSLLEIEWEMEAADADNTPRRYKTYWIPETPDKSNGRAVCVLVAVQQNDASGPVVEYTPCRLGVESMKMEGQPSRPASELVRYLGARGPLPLAAAPTN, encoded by the exons ATGCCCCTGATACGACCGGGCGGGGGCGCCCTGGGctgggcagcggcggcggcagcacgtCGACATGGACATCTCGGACGCTTCCAACGGTTCTACTCGGCCAGAGTCTCGGACCCGTTGCGAATCCTCTTTTGCGGCTCCGACGCCTTCAGCTGCGAGTCGCTCCGCGCCCTGGACAAAGTCCGCCGCAGTGAGCCCCAGCTGGTCAAGTCAATTGACGTCGTCACCCGGCCGCCGAAGCGGACTGGGAGAGGATTAAAGGTTATCAGGCATG CCCCGATAGAAACGCTGGCTACGGACCTGCAGCTACCCGTGCACCCGTTGGACAGTTTTCGCGGGTGGGAG CTTCCCCTTGTGGACGGCGAGGCGATCAACTTGATAATCGCCGTGTCTTTCGGCCTTTTTATCCCTTCGAGGATTCTCAAAGCCGTGAAATACGGCGGGCTGAATCTCCATCCATCATTTCTTCCCGA CCTCCGCGGCTCGGCCCCCATCCAATGGGCCATCATGCTCGACCGCCAACACACCGGCGTGACGCTGCAGACACTCGACGACAAGGCCTTCGacaggggcctgatcctctccCAGACCCCACGCCCAGGCATCCCCATCACGCCCGACGCCACCACGGCCGACCTGACGGCCCAGTTGGCTGCTCCATCCGCGGCCATGCTTATCGCCGGCCTACGCGCGGGGTTGCATCTCCCGCCATTGTCGCCCCTGTCCGACAACGCGCACGCCCCCCAGCCGAGCTTCCACGCCCGCAAGCTGACCAAGCAGGACGCCGAGCTGCGGTGGGATGAGCTGCTGACCGGGAGCTGGAGCTGTGAAGACGTCGGACGCCGCTACAGGGCCCTGGGTCCGCTGTGGGGCAGGACCGCGTCGCTGGTGGCGCCGTCGGCTGCATCCAACGGTCtaccgcagcagcagcagcagcagaaaaagaaacgcaATGTGCCAACCGAGCCCCAGCGCGTAATCCTTGAAAAAATCTCGCCGTTACCCCAAGGCCATTTCTCCGCGGCAGACGAGGCTCGTATCTGCGAGGCTGTCAAGAGGGTAGCTTCGGGCGAGCCGCCTGCTCCTTCGGCTCCGTCGGCTTCATATGCAAACGACGAGAAGCAATCGCCTGCTTCCCAGCTGCCACCCCTCAGCTTACTCGAGATTGAATGGGAGATGGAAGCAGCCGATGCAGACAACACACCACGGCGCTACAAGACATACTGGATTCCTGAAACCCCCGACAAAAGCAACGGGAGGGCTGTCTGCGTCCTCGTGGCCGTGCAGCAAAACGACGCGTCTGGGCCTGTGGTCGAGTATACGCCATGCAGGCTTGGCGTCGAGTCGATGAAGATGGAAGGTCAGCCCTCGAGGCCGGCGTCAGAACTGGTCAGATATCTCGGGGCTCGGGGTCCGCTGCCGTTGGCTGCAGCGCCAACCAACTAA
- a CDS encoding Fe-S cluster assembly protein DRE2 produces MSPATVTIDTTPDFSNGGAPHSTLLLAPPAMAAQQDAMAAALTDAAPLGSRPELYMLDRLAAGLTNLAPAAYDLVLVLASGADPLLSRRDVFAKIADAMKPGAKLRSRDGSPLDAAIAKEAILAGLVESAEGAYEKPAEEVAAVPLKFLKKKNKGEGGGPVQSPAAATQPTAPAPAAAAKSLPNGVVMVDLNDDFDVSDDEMIDEDELMTEEDLMRPIQQPPECAPKPGKKRRACKDCTCGLAERLEAQDKARRDKADKQLQEKAATPFKLASEDLNELDFTVQGKTGSCGSCALGDAFRCADCPYIGLPAFKPGEEVTILNNVAQL; encoded by the exons ATGTCGCCCGCGACCGTGACAATCGACACGACGCCCGACTTTAGCAATGGCGGCGCACCACACAGCACACTCCTCCTTGCACCGCCCGCCATGGCGGCGCAGCAGGACGCCATGGCCGCCGCGCTGACGGACGCGGCCCCGCTCGGAAGCAGGCCGGAGCTCTACATGCTGGACCGGCTCGCCGCGGGCCTGACGAACCTCGCGCCCGCCGCCTACGACCTCGTGCTCGTCCTCGCGTCCGGCGCGGACCCGCTGCTCTCGCGGCGCGACGTCTTTGCCAAGATCGCCGACGCAATGAAGCCCGGCGCCAAGCTGCGCTCCCGCGACGGCTCGCCGCTCGACGCCGCCATCGCCAAGGAGGCCATCCTGGCCGGTTTGGTCGAGAGCGCAGAGGGGGCCTACGAGAAGCCTGCCGAGGAGGTGGCCGCCGTGCCGCTGAAGTTtttgaaaaagaagaacaagggAGAGGGCGGCGGTCCTGTGCAGAgccccgctgccgctacaCAACCAActgcgccggcgccggccgcTGCTGCAAAGTCTCTACCAAACGGCGTGGTGATGGTGGATCTGAATGACGACTTTGACGTGTCGGACGACGAGATGATCGATGAGGACGAACTCATGACGGAGGAGGATCTGATGCGCCCTATCCAGCAAC CCCCCGAGTGTGCCCCCAAGCCTGGAAAGAAGCGACGCGCATGCAAAGACTGCACGTGCGGcctggccgagcgcctcgaggCCCAAGACAAGGCGAGGCGTGACAAGGCCGACAAGCAGCTGCAAGAGAAGGCAGCGACGCCCTTCAAGCTCGCTTCCGAGGACCTCAACGAGCTCGACTTTACGGTGCAGGGCAAGACGGGCTCTTGCGGCAGCTGCGCCCTCGGCGACGCCTTCCGCTGTGCAGACTGCCCTTATATCGGCCTCCCGGCGTTCAAACCCGGCGAGGAGGTGACGATACTCAACAACGTAGCGCAGCTGTGA
- a CDS encoding carboxypeptidase KEX1: MKLAMRRASTFALLALSWSAAVSAASSAGDYFVRSLPGAPPGPLVKMHAGHIEVSPEKNGNLFFWHFQNKHIANRQRTVIWLNGGPGCSSEDGALMEVGPYRLKDDHTLVPNEGSWHEFANLMFVDNPVGTGFSYVNTDSYVTELDEMADQFVIFLEKFFELFPEYSQDDIYIAGESFAGQHIPYIAKHILDRNKNSMTKIKWNLKGLLIGNGWIAPNEQYRAYLDFSYSKGLLDKNSETAKTLEAQHKDCAKEWEDNGPKVDVAKCESVLQTLLKLSSKVEADGKRHCVNMYDVRLRDTYPSCGMNWPPDLVNVTPYLRRKDVVEALHVNPNKATGWTECTGAVGQSFKAQKSKPSIDLLPKILEEVPILLFSGAEDLICNHIGTEAFIGKMTWNGGKGFEVTPGTWAPRRDWTFEGKDAGFWQEARNLTYVLFKDSSHMVPFDFPRRSRDMLDRFMGVDISSIGGNPTDSRLDGEKLPETTVGGAAGNSTSKQEEEKKKLDEAKWYAYRKSGEVVLVIVAVAAVAWGWYVWRDRRRRRGYQGIFGGSPSESTTRLPGLGSRISSTPSGLEGFRSKRQNGRDVEAGDFDESELDDLHTQTPTDARYSVGADSDDEEDASGSRKEGGPSGGRGR; encoded by the exons ATGAAGCTCGCGATGCGTCGAGCTTCTACCTTTGCGCTTCTTGCGCTTTCATGGAGCGCCGCCGTCAGTGCGGCCTCCAGCGCCGGTGATTACTTTGTGCGATCACTCCCCGGCGCGCCTCCAGGGCCATTAGTAAAAATGCATGCCGG TCACATCGAGGTCTCCCCCGAAAAGAACGGcaacctttttttctggCACTTTCAAAACAAACACATCGCCAATAGGCAAAGGACGGTAATTTGGCTCAATGGAGGCCCAGGTTGCAGTTCCGAAGATGGCGCTCTGATGGAGGTCGGCCCCTACCGCCTCAAAGACGACCACACACTGGTACCTAACGAGGGATCGTGGCACGAGTTTGCGAACCTCATGTTCGTCGACAACCCCGTTGGTACTGGCTTCAGCTACGTCAACACTGATAGTTACGTGACCGAGTTGGATGAAATGGCCGACCAGTTCGTCATCTTTCTGGAGAAGTTCTTTGAGCTGTTTCCAGAATACTCACAAGACGAC ATCTACATCGCTGGCGAATCTTTCGCCGGCCAGCACATCCCATACATCGCCAAACACATACTCGACCGCAACAAGAACTCCATGACCAAGATTAAATGGAACCTAAAAGGTCTCCTCATTGGCAATGGATGGATCGCACCAAACGAGCAGTACAGAGCGTATCTGGACTTTTCATACTCAAAAGGGCTCCTTGACAAGAACTCGGAAACGGCGAAAACACTCGAGGCGCAGCACAAAGACTGCGCAAAGGAGTGGGAAGACAATGGTCCCAAGGTTGATGTTGCGAAATGCGAGAGCGTTCTGCAAACCCTACTCAAACTCAGCTCCAAAGTCGAGGCTGATGGCAAGAGGCACTGTGTCAACATGTATGATGTCCGCCTGCGGGACACTTACCCGAGCTGTGGAATGAACTGGCCCCCGGATTTGGTCAACGTGACCCCTTACCTCAGGAGGAAGGACGTCGTCGAGGCTCTACATGTCAACCCGAATAAGGCCACCGGTTGGACGGAGTGCACAGGTGCTGTCGGACAGAGCTTCAAGGCGCAGAAATCAAAGCCTTCGATCGACTTGCTGCCAAAGATCCTGGAGGAGGTGCCCATTCTGCTCTTCTCCGGTGCTGAGGATCTGATTTGCAACCATATCGGAACCGAAGCGTTCATCGGAAAAATGACATGGAACGGCGGCAAGGGTTTCGAGGTCACCCCTGGGACGTGGGCACCGCGACGCGACTGGACTTTTGAGGGCAAGGATGCAGGCTTCTGGCAAGAGGCGCGAAACCTGACCTACGTACTGTTCAAGGACTCCTCTCACATGGTGCCCTTTGACTTCCCCCGGCGCTCGCGCGACATGCTGGACCGCTTCATGGGCGTCGACATCAGTAGCATTGGCGGAAACCCCACCGACAGTCGACTCGACGGCGAGAAGCTTCCCGAGACAACGGTCGGCGGAGCGGCCGGCAACTCAACGTCTAagcaggaggaggagaagaagaagctggACGAGGCCAAGTGGTATGCCTACCGGAAGTCGGGAGAGGTCGTCCTTGTCATTGTTGCTGTAGCAGCCGTGGCCTGGGGATGGTACGTCTGGCGTGACCGCCGCCGCAGACGGGGCTACCAGGGCATCTTTGGAGGTTCGCCAAGCGAGTCCACAACGCGTCTCCCTGGACTTGGCTCGCGGATCAGCTCGACTCCATCCGGCCTGGAGGGTTTCAGGTCCAAGCGTCAAAACGGTCGGGACGTGGAGGCGGGCGACTTTGACGAGAGCGAACTCGATGATCTGCACACGCAGACGCCGACCGACGCAAGGTACAGCGTCGGAGCCGACAGCGACGATGAGGAAGATGCCAGCGGCTCGCGCAAGGAAGGTGGGCCCAGTGGCGGTAGGGGCCGATGA
- a CDS encoding triacylglycerol lipase, with protein MVVGSALMLRPVPPLVASKPGSGFYWQRRLFNLAGSTNITVSACKPSAKRFISETPLRLESSGQDDPRLKEVLGRTIADDFAKLRSDYASPKYPVVLAHGLLGFSTLELAGHLLPPIEYWHGVRTALEARGVTVITPAVPPSASIAVRAAKLATQIADSVPSGTPVNIIAHSMGGLDARLLVSPAFADQLSSVTAERLNVASLVTISTPHRGSTYAEHVINLLGPQRVEGARRMLRTTMGWDNTEAFEQLTPRYMKEVFNPATPDHPDTRYFSYGAMTDGRPRLFSPFRASHKIIQAAEGPNDGLVSVESSKWGTYEGTVVGVSHLALINWTNRLGWTVRKWLGQEETFNAIAFYLDIADMLAKRGL; from the exons ATGGTTGTTGGGTCAGCGCTCATGTTGCGCCCTGTGCCTCCGCTTGTTGCCAGCAAACCCGGCTCCGGATTCTATTGGCAGCGACGCCTGTTCAACTTGGCAGGCTCTACGAATATCACCGTGTCCGCTTGCAAGCCTAGTGCAAAGCGATTTATATCAGAGACGCCGCTCCGTCTTGAGTCTTCAGGTCAAGATGACCCTAGATTGAAAGAAGTCCTAGGCAGGACTATCGCAGACGATTTTGCCAAGTTGCGTTCTGACTATG CATCGCCCAAATACCCTGTGGTGCTCGCCCATGGCCTGCTTGGTTTCTCGACTCTCGAGCTAGCAGGCCATTTGCTCCCACCCATTGAATACTGGCACGGCGTCAGGACCGCCCTGGAAGCGCGAGGCGTGACTGTCATCACACCCGCGGTGCCACCCTCGGCAAGCATCGCGGTGCGGGCCGCCAAGCTGGCGACGCAGATCGCCGACTCGGTGCCCAGCGGCACGCCCGTCAACATAATCGCGCACTCCATGGGAGGCCTGGACGCCAGGCTCCTCGTGTCGCCAGCGTTTGCGGACCAGCTCTCTTCCGTGACCGCAGAACGCCTCAACGTGGCGTCGCTGGTGACCATATCGACGCCCCACCGCGGCAGCACCTACGCCGAGCATGTTATAAACCTTCTAGGTCCTCAGCGGGTAGAGGGGGCCCGGCGCATGCTTCGAACCACAATGGGGTGGGATAACACGGAAGCGTTTGAGCAGCTGACACCCAGGTATATGAAGGAGGTGTTCAATCCCGCTACTCCGGACCACCCGGACACGCGTTATTTTTCCTATGGTGCCATGACGGACGGGCGGCCGCGGCTTTTTAGCCCCTTTCGCGCGTCGCACAAGATTATTCAGGCTGCCGAGGGCCCCAACGATGGTCTCGTGTCTGTCGAAAGCAGTAAATGGGGTACATACGAAGGAACTGTGGTCGGTGTTTCACACCTGGCCCTGATCAACTG GACGAATAGACTTGGTTGGACTGTTAGAAAGTGGTTGGGCCAAGAAGAGAC CTTCAACGCAATTGCGTTTTACCTTGATATTGCAGATATGTTGGCGAAAAGGGGATTGTAG
- a CDS encoding PX domain-containing protein, producing the protein MNSAEDAANLSTRETNAGSHTMDSTSEPTMTTATMTAVATTYKPELAPAPLSPANITEEPAMEEKPLVNKPESAETSGSGGGDDMMTKVFQFLSTATPETLAGVGFGLAAITYFILGQLGLLLIGAFAGVTAFISWESKNPQVSLSIKGEKGTEVLTRILDLKEDMRRSKADASLAKQGDEGTDLKGFEDFQPETRDALNNLVDAIIRDYVKWWYSPLVPMDQTFPLACRKVLTSFLISVSNRLSRKRPADTFLDFLTNSSSIVIVFFSELSTALTEEPPNDTRSVTDSVGSYLVANPDSNLANLLNQKQQAAKFRNVADDLLGFLDKPTYGCDPARLFLREILAGVVLEMTLKSCSKPEWINGWIVYLLEGGEPDFNQAIDVGMQTGPDPSKSSTEVDSKSGRNSVDVEKSQRKESLSNHRKKLSKADEEMENALEEMKKLNQMIADEEARRKKGPAAGMDQGGESKSAAEASSRLADAMKRNVDTLDIQANLVPDATIQKSPGPLSPTSKQTLPSDVSGDESSARTGSTRGPLTPGSSEMETPSHPSSPLKEEITAQFTNFDQLVPPAQDEPEPDAEPARNSPEPLTLHNASITIHDDGMSDAKNRIKNRPTWDYLIQVEPANPQHAGWMIVRKYADFEQLHEILARIAKISGATAFTEQHGNLPAWRVHTKVSLRGELERYCRDACQNKSLATSEGMKRFLEKDIMHTRAQSKSGFEAFETMGKNVFGVLTSAPKGVADGGKAVVGGVTGVLGNFGLGSRKNTSTSLKQLPQQQQQQLDTDHPTPAPNTITKRHSVPLASPTRNDSGLSVINNGLISRDSMDSQRSSVISTQPAKIPPMERRPSYNSQHEGVDGTAGDSAGLRPDRWDMASPTSAISSRNHSRASSVAPLRSPSSTSLSGLKLPPPPTEIPDDYGMPVTAVKPTPLQEGNAAVATATPSPSNPASTNGFGRPPKRQPRTFSPLSEQETSVAVELLFAVITELYTLSPSAWNIRRTLLAAAKSFLLRPGNPSLESIRLLIQETVLDSAASDESVAAQLRKLRENSVPTEEELAAWPPEMSDEDKTKLRIKARRLLIQSGVPAALSGVMGQQATSEALGRVFDCLQVEEVARGLLFGIMLQAVRAITH; encoded by the coding sequence ATGAACTCAGCTGAAGATGCGGCCAACTTGTCCACCCGCGAAACGAATGCCGGCAGCCATACAATGGACTCGACCTCGGAGCCGACAATGACGACGGCCACAATGACTGCTGTTGCGACCACGTACAAGCCAGAGCTGGCCCCTGCCCCGTTATCCCCGGCGAATATTACTGAAGAGCCTGCGATGGAGGAAAAACCCCTAGTGAACAAGCCAGAAAGTGCGGAGACCAGCGGTAGCGGTGGTGGGGATGATATGATGACCAAGGTCTTTCAGTTCCTCTCCACCGCCACTCCGGAGACATTGGCCGGTGTGGGGTTCGGTCTGGCAGCGATCACCTATTTTATACTCGGCCAGCTGGGCCTGCTTCTCATTGGCGCATTTGCGGGAGTCACGGCATTTATATCATGGGAGTCCAAGAACCCGCAGGTCTCGCTGAGCATCAAGGGAGAGAAAGGGACCGAAGTCCTGACGAGGATATTAGACCTTAAGGAAGATATGCGAAGGAGCAAGGCGGATGCGTCATTAGCAAAGCAGGGCGACGAAGGCACGGATCTGAAGGGATTTGAAGATTTCCAGCCAGAGACACGGGATGCTTTGAATAACCTGGTCGATGCAATCATCCGGGATTACGTCAAGTGGTGGTACAGTCCTCTTGTACCCATGGACCAAACCTTCCCGTTGGCTTGCCGCAAGGTCCTCACCTCCTTCCTCATCTCTGTCTCCAACCGGCTAAGCAGGAAGCGTCCTGCAGATACATTCCTCGACTTTCTTACCAACTCGTCgtccatcgtcatcgtcttcTTCTCTGAGCTGTCCACGGCGCTGACAGAAGAACCCCCGAATGATACACGGAGTGTGACCGACTCTGTCGGTAGCTACTTGGTCGCAAATCCCGACTCCAACTTGGCGAACCTGTTGAACCAGAAACAGCAGGCCGCCAAGTTCAGAAATGTGGCGGATGACCTCCTGGGCTTCCTCGACAAGCCAACATATGGTTGTGATCCGGCTCGGCTATTTCTCCGAGAGATCCTGGCTGGGGTGGTACTAGAGATGACTCTCAAGTCCTGTTCGAAGCCGGAATGGATTAACGGCTGGATTGTGTACCTGCTCGAGGGCGGGGAGCCTGATTTCAACCAAGCCATTGACGTTGGGATGCAGACAGGTCCCGATCCCAGCAAGAGCTCCACCGAGGTCGACAGCAAGAGCGGCCGCAACTCTGTAGATGTGGAAAAGTCCCAACGCAAGGAGAGCCTGTCCAATCACAGGAAAAAGCTGAGCAAAGCCGACGAGGAGATGGAGAACGCACTGGAAGAGATGAAGAAGCTCAACCAGATGATAGCCGACGAGGAGGCGCGAAGGAAAAAGGGACCGGCTGCAGGTATGGACCAGGGAGGAGAGTCTAAAAGCGCTGCCGAGGCATCATCGCGACTCGCGGACGCAATGAAGCGCAATGTCGATACTCTGGACATTCAGGCGAATTTGGTTCCAGACGCGACTATCCAAAAAAGTCCCGGGCCGCTGTCGCCGACCAGTAAACAAACATTACCCAGCGATGTTTCTGGGGATGAATCTTCGGCAAGAACCGGCTCTACACGAGGGCCCCTTACTCCGGGATCTTCAGAAATGGAGACACCTAGTCATCCTTCATCACCGTTGAAAGAGGAAATCACTGCACAATTTACCAATTTCGACCAGCTCGTCCCGCCTGCACAGGATGAGCCGGAGCCTGACGCGGAACCTGCACGCAACAGCCCAGAACCGCTCACTCTGCACAACGCGAGCATCACCATCCATGACGACGGCATGTCCGACGCCAAGAATCGCATCAAGAACAGACCGACCTGGGACTATCTCATCCAAGTGGAACCCGCAAACCCACAGCACGCGGGATGGATGATTGTACGCAAGTACGCCGACTTTGAACAGCTGCACGAGATCTTGGCGCGGATTGCCAAGATTTCAGGGGCTACCGCGTTTACGGAACAGCACGGCAACCTGCCAGCCTGGCGCGTGCATACCAAGGTCTCACTGCGCGGGGAGCTCGAACGCTATTGCCGTGATGCATGCCAGAACAAGTCGCTGGCTACGAGCGAGGGCATGAAGCGATTCCTCGAAAAAGACATCATGCATACTCGCGCCCAGTCAAAATCAGGGTTCGAAGCCTTTGAAACCATGGGCAAAAACGTCTTTGGGGTTCTCACCAGTGCGCCCAAGGGCGTCGCTGATGGAGGCAAGGCTGTTGTTGGTGGCGTCACAGGGGTTCTGGGCAACTTTGGCCTCGGCTCGAGGAAGAACACAAGCACCTCATTGAAGCAGCTaccgcaacagcaacagcaacagttGGACACTGATCATCCTACACCGGCTCCAAACACAATCACGAAACGGCATTCTGTGCCCCTAGCTTCCCCGACCAGGAATGACAGCGGCCTCTCCGTGATAAACAATGGCCTCATAAGTCGGGATAGCATGGACAGCCAGAGGTCGTCTGTCATTTCAACTCAACCGGCCAAGATCCCCCCAATGGAGCGCCGACCCAGCTATAACTCGCAGCACGAAGGTGTTGACGGGACAGCGGGAGATTCGGCAGGCTTACGGCCTGACCGCTGGGATATGGCGTCACCAACGAGCGCGATAAGCAGCCGTAACCACAGCCGTGCATCAAGCGTGGCGCCTCTTCGGTCGCCATCATCCACGAGCCTGAGTGGATTGAAGCTGCCGCCTCCGCCTACTGAGATTCCAGATGATTATGGCATGCCTGTGACTGCTGTGAAGCCCACGCCTCTTCAGGAAGGTAAcgcggcggtggcaacgGCAACTCCATCAccctccaaccccgcgtCTACAAATGGCTTCGGGCGGCCTCCTAAGCGGCAGCCGCGGACATTTTCACCATTATCGGAACAGGAGACGAGCGTGGCGGTGGAGCTCCTGTTTGCCGTCATCACGGAGCTCTACACGCTCTCGCCGTCGGCATGGAACATTCGGCGGACGCTCCTGGCTGCGGCCAAATCGTTCCTTCTGAGGCCCGGAAATCCTTCTCTCGAGTCCATCAGGCTGCTGATCCAAGAGACGGTCCTCGACTCGGCGGCCTCGGATGAGAGCGTGGCGGCACAGCTGCGCAAGCTACGGGAGAACTCGGTCCCGACGGAAGAAGAGCTCGCGGCGTGGCCGCCCGAGATGTCGGACGAGGACAAGACCAAGTTAAGGATCAAGGCCAGGAGGCTGCTCATCCAGAGCGGAGTTCCAGCGGCGCTTTCGGGTGTCATGGGTCAGCAGGCGACGAGCGAGGCACTGGGAAGGGTCTTTGACTGTCTTCAGGTCGAAGAGGTGGCCAGGGGTCTGCTCTTTGGTATCATGTTGCAGGCCGTGCGGGCGATTACACACtga